From a single Nothobranchius furzeri strain GRZ-AD chromosome 9, NfurGRZ-RIMD1, whole genome shotgun sequence genomic region:
- the rlbp1a gene encoding retinaldehyde-binding protein 1a — translation MAATGTFRMVSEEEQAMRSKLEHLTVKDHGPVFGPCHKLPGHTIQKAKDELNETDEKRASSLKDLRAMIKEKVAAGDDMAKLVQERFGHKPDSLLLRFLRARKFDVTRAHELMKGYVRFRKEYPELFENLTPEAVRSTIEAGYPVVLPSRDRYGHVVLLFNIDNWDLEEITFDEVLRAYCVILEKLLENEETQINGFVLIENFKGFTMQHASGIKTAELKKMVDMLQDSFPARFKAVHVIHQPWYFTTTYNVVKPFMKAKLLERVFVHGEELENYFKEFEADILPSDFDGRAPVADYQAIATQLFGSEDTAL, via the exons ATGGCTGCT ACTGGAACTTTCCGTATGGTTTCAGAGGAGGAGCAGGCCATGAGGTCAAAGCTGGAGCACCTGACAGTGAAGGATCATGGGCCGGTGTTTGGGCCATGTCACAAACTGCCTGGTCACACTATCCAAAAG GCGAAAGATGAGCTGAATGAGACAGATGAGAAACGGGCGTCCTCGCTGAAGGACCTCCGTGCCATGATCAAAGAGAAGGTAGCAGCAGGAGACGACATGGCCAAACTGGTGCAGGAACGTTTTGGGCACAAACCAGACTCTTTGCTGCTCCGTTTCCTCAGAGCACGAAAGTTTGACGTTACCAGAGCTCATGAGCTCATGAAAG GTTATGTGCGCTTCAGGAAGGAGTATCCAGAGCTGTTTGAGAACCTGACCCCAGAGGCTGTCCGCAGCACCATCGAGGCGGGATACCCCGTAGTGCTGCCCAGCAGAGACCGCTATGGACATGTGGTCCTGCTCTTCAACATCGACAACTGGGACCTGGAGGAGATCACCTTTGATGAG GTCCTGAGAGCATACTGTGTGATCCTGGAGAAGTTGCTTGAAAATGAGGAGACTCAGATCAATGGCTTTGTCCTGATTGAGAATTTCAAAGGCTTCACCATGCAGCACGCCTCAGGAATAAAGACGGCTGAGCTCAAAAAGATGGTGGACATGCTGCAG GACTCGTTCCCCGCCCGTTTCAAAGCGGTTCATGTGATCCACCAGCCCTGGTACTTCACCACCACGTACAACGTGGTCAAACCCTTCATGAAGGCCAAGCTTCTGGAGAGG GTCTTTGTTCACGGTGAAGAACTGGAAAACTACTTCAAGGAATTTGAAGCAGATATTCTGCCTTCAGATTTTGATGGAAGAGCTCCAGTGGCTGACTACCAGGCCATCGCCACCCAACTTTTTGGCTCTGAAGACACTGCTCTCTGA